In Egicoccus sp. AB-alg6-2, a genomic segment contains:
- a CDS encoding ABC transporter ATP-binding protein has product MSHAVPASETDAQAAAAAPGAPLLEVRNLETHFPVRSSLFGRGENLVVRAVDGVSFDVKAGEVFGLVGESGSGKTTLGRSVLKLVEPTGGSVRYRGRDLVPLAEREMRPLRRELALIFQDPNASLNPAMTIGQGVGHPLRIHGLASSRNEARAQVRDMLDRVGLNPPEAFLDKYPEDVSGGQKQRVVIARALITSPKFVVADEPVAALDMSVRARVLELMLELKRDLDLTYLFITHDLATARFLCDRIGILYLGRFAEWGDTDRLFDDPQHPYTRALLDAIPLPDPSRRDRVKELPRGEIPDALRPPLGCRFHPRCPVAFAPCGWEGRDLIDALEDRWTEVDEDTFERELALVGDLGSADVAEDHVRFGSGSPELAQWLKDQGEHLPTSVFSAVQDVESGPDGVTVRFGPGPEPDEQHVAGREVACHLHGVTARPDGLHVGDPGDRR; this is encoded by the coding sequence ATGAGCCACGCCGTCCCCGCGTCCGAGACCGACGCCCAGGCGGCCGCTGCCGCGCCGGGTGCCCCGTTGCTCGAGGTCCGCAACCTCGAGACCCACTTCCCGGTGCGCTCCTCGCTGTTCGGCAGGGGCGAAAACCTGGTGGTCCGCGCGGTCGACGGCGTCAGCTTCGACGTGAAGGCGGGCGAGGTCTTCGGGCTGGTTGGCGAGAGTGGCTCGGGCAAGACCACGCTCGGTCGCTCGGTGCTCAAGCTCGTCGAACCGACCGGCGGCAGCGTGCGCTACCGCGGCCGCGATCTGGTCCCGCTGGCCGAACGCGAGATGCGTCCGCTGCGCCGCGAACTCGCGTTGATCTTCCAGGACCCCAACGCGTCGCTGAACCCGGCGATGACGATCGGGCAGGGGGTCGGTCACCCGCTGCGCATCCACGGGCTGGCCTCGTCGCGCAACGAAGCCAGGGCGCAGGTGCGTGACATGCTGGACCGCGTCGGCCTCAACCCGCCCGAGGCGTTCCTCGACAAGTACCCCGAGGACGTCTCCGGCGGTCAGAAGCAGCGCGTGGTGATCGCCCGCGCCCTGATCACCTCACCCAAGTTCGTCGTCGCGGACGAGCCGGTGGCGGCGCTGGACATGTCGGTGCGCGCTCGCGTGCTCGAGTTGATGCTGGAGCTCAAGCGCGACCTCGATCTCACCTACCTGTTCATCACCCACGACCTGGCCACGGCCCGGTTCCTGTGCGACCGCATCGGGATCCTCTACCTCGGCCGTTTCGCCGAGTGGGGCGACACCGACCGGCTTTTCGACGACCCGCAGCATCCCTACACGCGGGCACTGCTCGACGCGATCCCGTTGCCCGACCCCAGCCGTCGCGACCGGGTCAAGGAACTGCCGCGCGGCGAGATCCCCGACGCCCTGCGTCCACCGCTCGGCTGCCGGTTCCACCCGCGCTGCCCGGTGGCGTTCGCCCCGTGCGGCTGGGAGGGTCGTGACCTGATCGATGCCCTCGAGGACCGCTGGACCGAGGTCGACGAGGACACCTTCGAGCGCGAACTCGCGCTGGTCGGCGACCTCGGCAGCGCCGACGTGGCCGAGGACCACGTCCGCTTCGGCTCCGGATCGCCCGAGCTGGCGCAGTGGCTCAAGGACCAGGGCGAACACCTTCCGACCAGCGTGTTCAGCGCGGTCCAAGACGTCGAGTCCGGCCCCGACGGCGTCACCGTCCGCTTCGGTCCCGGCCCCGAACCCGACGAGCAGCACGTCGCCGGCCGTGAGGTGGCCTGCCACCTGCACGGGGTGACGGCCCGTCCCGACGGCCTGCACGTCGGCGATCCCGGGGACCGCCGCTAG
- a CDS encoding ABC transporter ATP-binding protein, protein MSAEISFVGDVPAASSEPVLRVRGLRVGYRTARGPLWAVDGIDLDVAPGESVGLVGESGCGKSSLGRGLVQLLPPGAGVRGSVQLDGEELVGSGAGSLRQRRGEQIALVFQEPMTRLDPLMKVSTHFVETIRAHRSDVSKDEARHMARAALAQMGIPPTRVDDYPHEFSGGMRQRIMIALAIVLQPKLVVADEPTTALDVIVESQILDILDRLRRDAQVGLVLITHNLGIVAETCDRVAVMYAGRIVEIGPVEEVFANPKHPYTQGLLASTISLETTELHTIEGYPPDLVDPPSGCRYAPRCPAVMAHCPTIDPVLTDVGDGQRAACLLYPGAEGAEVLR, encoded by the coding sequence ATGAGCGCCGAGATCAGCTTCGTCGGCGACGTCCCCGCGGCGTCGTCCGAGCCGGTCCTGCGCGTGCGCGGCCTCCGCGTCGGCTACCGGACCGCACGCGGCCCGCTGTGGGCCGTCGACGGCATCGATCTCGACGTCGCGCCCGGCGAGTCGGTCGGCCTGGTCGGGGAGTCGGGCTGCGGCAAGTCCTCGCTCGGACGCGGGCTGGTGCAACTGCTGCCGCCTGGCGCCGGGGTGCGCGGCAGTGTGCAACTCGACGGCGAGGAACTCGTCGGCTCAGGCGCCGGCTCGCTGCGCCAGCGGCGCGGCGAGCAGATCGCGCTCGTGTTCCAGGAACCGATGACCCGGCTCGATCCGCTGATGAAGGTCAGTACGCACTTCGTCGAGACGATCCGCGCCCACCGCAGCGACGTGTCCAAGGACGAGGCCCGTCACATGGCGCGGGCCGCGCTGGCGCAGATGGGCATTCCGCCCACGCGCGTGGACGACTACCCGCACGAGTTCTCGGGCGGGATGCGCCAGCGCATCATGATCGCGCTCGCGATCGTCCTGCAGCCCAAGCTCGTCGTCGCCGACGAACCGACCACCGCGCTCGACGTCATCGTCGAGTCGCAGATCCTCGACATCCTGGACCGCCTGCGCCGTGACGCCCAGGTCGGGTTGGTCCTGATCACGCACAACCTCGGCATCGTCGCGGAGACGTGCGACCGGGTCGCGGTGATGTACGCGGGCCGGATCGTCGAGATCGGGCCGGTGGAGGAGGTCTTCGCCAACCCCAAGCACCCCTACACGCAGGGGCTGCTTGCGTCGACCATCTCCCTCGAGACCACCGAGTTGCACACCATCGAGGGCTACCCGCCCGACCTCGTCGACCCCCCGTCGGGCTGCCGTTACGCGCCGCGGTGCCCGGCCGTGATGGCGCACTGTCCGACGATCGACCCCGTGCTGACCGACGTCGGCGACGGTCAACGCGCCGCGTGCCTGCTGTACCCGGGGGCCGAGGGCGCCGAGGTGCTCCGATGA
- a CDS encoding ABC transporter permease — protein sequence MASQLRVRLEHAARPFRQASRTARVLVTAGLLITLVFGVVAFVGPNFYEYDGIQYRVEQEDGSYEQLPRLAPPSAEHPLGTTRDRYDVLARIIDGGRLALAVVFFSTLLAMAVGVPLGLLSGYRGGKLDRVIVTIMDAVYVFPPLLLAIIVAFLLQAGLARGVPSAAAAVGVVYIPQYFRVVRNHTLSIKQEPYVEAAKSLGAKERTVITRYVAFNVIQSVPVIFTLNAADAVLTLASLGFLGFGVQPPTPEWGYDISQAVIDITSGVWWTALWPGLAIVTLVAALTLVGEGLNDVINPLLRSRGAAGAKLDDAPATSAGGGVDAGPESTAGAAPQPDDVTPRRDPGGSP from the coding sequence ATGGCCTCCCAGCTGCGCGTCCGACTCGAGCACGCGGCCCGCCCGTTCCGACAGGCGAGCCGGACCGCCCGCGTCCTCGTCACCGCCGGACTGCTCATCACGCTGGTGTTCGGGGTCGTCGCCTTCGTCGGACCCAACTTCTACGAGTACGACGGCATCCAGTACCGCGTCGAGCAGGAGGACGGCAGCTACGAGCAGCTGCCGCGCCTGGCGCCGCCGTCGGCCGAGCACCCGCTCGGGACCACCCGGGACCGCTACGACGTGCTGGCCCGCATCATCGACGGTGGCCGGCTCGCGCTGGCGGTGGTGTTCTTCTCCACGCTGCTGGCCATGGCGGTGGGGGTGCCGCTGGGTCTGTTGTCGGGGTACCGCGGCGGCAAACTCGACCGCGTGATCGTCACCATCATGGACGCGGTGTACGTGTTCCCGCCCCTGCTGCTGGCGATCATCGTGGCCTTCCTGCTGCAGGCCGGCCTGGCGCGGGGCGTGCCCTCGGCCGCCGCCGCCGTCGGGGTGGTGTACATCCCGCAGTACTTCCGCGTCGTGCGCAACCACACGCTGTCGATCAAGCAGGAGCCCTATGTCGAGGCGGCGAAGTCGCTGGGGGCCAAGGAACGCACGGTCATCACCCGCTACGTCGCGTTCAACGTGATCCAGTCGGTGCCGGTGATCTTCACGCTCAACGCCGCGGATGCCGTCCTGACCCTGGCGTCGCTGGGCTTCCTCGGATTCGGTGTGCAGCCGCCGACGCCCGAATGGGGCTACGACATCTCGCAGGCGGTCATCGACATCACCTCCGGCGTGTGGTGGACGGCGCTGTGGCCGGGCCTGGCCATCGTGACACTGGTGGCGGCCCTCACGCTGGTCGGTGAGGGACTCAACGACGTCATCAACCCGTTGCTGCGCAGTCGCGGCGCGGCCGGCGCCAAGCTCGACGACGCCCCCGCCACCTCCGCCGGCGGAGGCGTGGACGCGGGGCCGGAGTCGACCGCCGGTGCCGCACCCCAGCCCGACGACGTCACCCCACGCCGTGACCCGGGAGGATCGCCATGA
- a CDS encoding ABC transporter permease: MSSAKAGGSLRRYLLTRVALTLPMLLILLTIVFLLLRVAPGDPIRATLGDRLSTAEIEARSEALGFNDPLIVQYGRYLAGALTGDLGNPITDRRTTVGVIRDTFPATLELTLFAMVVAIGVGVLIGAISGRLRDTPFDVGGRLFGILIYAAPIFWLGLLAQLLFSLRLGWFPTGSRMTGFDAPREITGLHVVDSIITLDAPALMASLHHLILPGTTLGLVIGGIFVRLVRVNMLQTLRADYVEAAHARGVNERTVLFRHAFKNALVPVVTIVGLQFALLLGGAILTERVFSWPGMGTAILRFLEARDYVGVQGIVTFFAIVVVVISLIIDLINGLVDPRIRY, from the coding sequence ATGAGCTCAGCCAAGGCGGGCGGTTCGCTGCGCCGGTATCTGCTGACGCGCGTCGCGCTGACGCTGCCGATGCTGCTGATCCTGCTCACGATCGTGTTCCTGCTGCTGCGCGTCGCCCCGGGGGATCCGATCCGGGCCACCCTCGGTGACCGCCTCTCGACGGCGGAGATCGAGGCGCGCAGCGAGGCCCTCGGTTTCAACGATCCCCTCATCGTGCAGTACGGCCGCTACCTCGCCGGCGCCCTCACGGGCGACCTCGGCAACCCGATCACCGACCGGCGCACCACCGTCGGGGTGATCCGCGACACCTTCCCGGCAACGCTGGAGCTGACGCTGTTCGCGATGGTGGTCGCCATCGGCGTCGGCGTGCTCATCGGTGCGATCTCGGGCCGGTTGCGCGACACCCCGTTCGACGTCGGGGGACGCCTCTTCGGCATCCTGATCTATGCCGCCCCCATCTTCTGGCTCGGCCTGCTGGCGCAGCTGCTGTTCTCGTTGCGCCTCGGCTGGTTCCCGACGGGCTCGCGGATGACCGGCTTCGACGCCCCTCGCGAGATCACCGGGCTCCACGTCGTGGACTCGATCATCACGCTCGACGCCCCGGCGCTGATGGCCAGCCTCCACCACCTGATCCTGCCGGGCACCACGCTCGGCCTGGTGATCGGCGGCATCTTCGTCCGCCTGGTCCGGGTCAACATGCTTCAGACCCTGCGCGCGGACTACGTCGAGGCGGCCCACGCCCGCGGTGTCAACGAACGGACGGTGCTGTTCCGACACGCGTTCAAGAACGCGTTGGTGCCGGTCGTGACCATCGTCGGCCTGCAGTTCGCGCTCCTGCTCGGCGGCGCGATCCTGACCGAGCGGGTGTTCTCGTGGCCCGGCATGGGGACCGCCATCCTGCGCTTTCTCGAGGCGCGCGACTACGTCGGGGTGCAGGGCATCGTGACGTTCTTCGCGATCGTCGTGGTCGTCATCAGCCTGATCATCGACCTCATCAACGGACTCGTCGACCCGAGGATCCGCTACTGA
- a CDS encoding ABC transporter substrate-binding protein — protein MRSKYQGRALAGALALTLALAACGGGGGEGAEGTDDTDTTDQGDNGDQATGGGGDIIFGTTDTVVTLDPAKAYDFASSNILQNVGETLVGFPPGETEPAPLLAEDWEVSDDGLTYTFTIREGVTFSNGHELTSEDVKFSLDRVVDMAHPAGAASMLFVIDSVETPDERTAVVNLSQPNSTFLARLAYTVATIVPSDGSYPAPSNAIEEEDAEEAETAAEEFVQEELIGTGPYTVAEFREGESITLEANPNYWGDAPANDRVMIRFFQTSSQMKLALESGEIDVAHRDFSPDEQADLEGNDDIQVIAGEGGRTRYIVLNPFHDEVSDPDVRRAIAAAMDRERISEDVFNGKVEPIYSMIPPGYPESQPYFQEYDDMEPSDFIDETVSFSLHYGGERYGPTEPSLVQVIERMLEESGLFEVELVSTDWAQFTTEAWPGEDGQYPVFMLGWNPDYIDPDTYVEQFYWSEGFVGSMYNDPEMDELVLAEQAELDADARTDIFDQIQQKAAEDVVNIPLFQEVPYVFARPEISGLEDTMDETLIMRYWLVSKN, from the coding sequence GTGCGTTCGAAGTACCAGGGACGGGCACTTGCGGGAGCCCTTGCGCTGACGTTGGCGCTGGCCGCCTGTGGCGGCGGTGGGGGCGAAGGTGCCGAGGGCACCGACGACACCGACACCACGGACCAGGGAGACAACGGGGACCAGGCCACCGGCGGCGGTGGCGACATCATCTTCGGGACGACCGACACGGTCGTCACGCTCGACCCGGCGAAGGCCTATGACTTCGCCTCGTCGAACATCTTGCAGAACGTCGGTGAGACGCTGGTCGGCTTCCCCCCGGGCGAGACCGAGCCGGCGCCGCTGCTCGCGGAAGACTGGGAGGTCTCCGACGACGGGCTCACCTACACCTTCACGATCCGTGAGGGCGTGACCTTCTCCAACGGTCACGAACTCACCAGCGAGGACGTCAAGTTCTCGTTGGACCGCGTCGTCGACATGGCCCACCCGGCGGGTGCTGCCTCGATGCTGTTCGTCATCGACAGCGTCGAGACGCCCGACGAGCGGACGGCCGTCGTCAACCTGTCGCAGCCCAACAGCACCTTCCTCGCACGTCTGGCCTACACGGTGGCCACGATCGTGCCGAGCGACGGCAGCTACCCGGCGCCCAGCAACGCCATCGAGGAAGAGGACGCCGAGGAGGCCGAGACGGCCGCCGAGGAGTTCGTCCAGGAGGAGCTGATCGGCACCGGCCCCTACACCGTGGCCGAGTTCCGCGAGGGTGAGTCCATCACCCTCGAGGCCAACCCGAACTACTGGGGCGACGCCCCGGCCAACGACCGGGTCATGATCCGCTTCTTCCAGACCTCGAGCCAGATGAAGCTGGCACTCGAGAGTGGCGAGATCGACGTCGCGCACCGCGACTTCAGCCCCGACGAGCAGGCCGACCTCGAAGGCAACGACGACATCCAGGTCATCGCCGGTGAGGGCGGGCGCACGCGCTACATCGTGCTCAACCCGTTCCACGACGAGGTCAGCGACCCCGACGTGCGCCGGGCGATCGCCGCGGCCATGGACCGCGAGCGCATCTCCGAGGACGTCTTCAACGGCAAGGTCGAGCCCATCTACTCGATGATTCCGCCGGGCTACCCCGAGTCGCAGCCGTACTTCCAGGAGTACGACGACATGGAGCCCAGCGACTTCATCGACGAGACCGTCTCGTTCAGCCTCCACTACGGCGGTGAGCGCTACGGCCCGACCGAGCCCTCGCTGGTCCAGGTGATCGAGCGCATGCTCGAGGAGAGCGGCCTGTTCGAGGTCGAGCTCGTCTCCACCGACTGGGCCCAGTTCACCACCGAGGCGTGGCCGGGCGAGGACGGGCAGTACCCGGTCTTCATGCTCGGCTGGAACCCCGACTACATCGACCCCGACACCTACGTGGAGCAGTTCTACTGGTCCGAGGGTTTCGTGGGATCGATGTACAACGACCCCGAGATGGACGAACTCGTGCTGGCCGAGCAGGCCGAGCTCGACGCGGACGCCCGCACCGACATCTTCGACCAGATCCAGCAGAAGGCGGCCGAGGACGTCGTCAACATCCCGCTGTTCCAGGAGGTGCCGTACGTGTTCGCACGGCCCGAGATCAGCGGTCTCGAGGACACCATGGACGAGACGCTCATCATGCGCTACTGGCTGGTGAGCAAGAACTGA
- a CDS encoding MBL fold metallo-hydrolase, which yields MTDRFVLGLPLGRWQTNCWVVGDRARGSAVVVDPGEHGAVEVPRLLAAAGVACEAILLTHGHIDHVWAVPDLARSLDVPVLLHEDDRWLWDDPAAAFGAPPEVLAQQFGLHWDPPDERLQAVHDGARLSFAGIRFDVRHNPGHTPGHVTYLGRELAEAPIDFPLGSADSASDDVLFSGDLIFAGSIGRTDFPRGSSAQMSQSLVDSVLPLEDATLILSGHGPDTTVGRERRTNPFLREAADRHGV from the coding sequence ATGACCGACCGGTTCGTGCTCGGTCTGCCGCTGGGCCGGTGGCAGACCAACTGCTGGGTCGTCGGGGACCGCGCCCGGGGGAGTGCGGTGGTCGTCGATCCCGGGGAGCACGGCGCGGTCGAGGTGCCCCGCCTCCTCGCCGCCGCCGGGGTCGCGTGCGAGGCGATCCTGCTCACCCACGGCCACATCGACCACGTCTGGGCAGTCCCGGACCTGGCCCGCTCGTTGGACGTACCGGTGCTGTTGCACGAGGACGACCGCTGGCTGTGGGACGATCCCGCGGCCGCCTTCGGGGCCCCGCCCGAGGTGCTGGCGCAGCAGTTCGGCCTGCACTGGGACCCGCCGGACGAGCGCCTGCAGGCCGTGCACGACGGTGCCCGACTGTCGTTCGCCGGCATTCGCTTCGACGTCCGTCACAACCCCGGTCACACCCCAGGGCACGTCACCTACCTCGGGCGCGAGCTGGCCGAAGCGCCGATCGACTTCCCGCTGGGTTCGGCCGACTCGGCGAGTGACGACGTGCTGTTCTCCGGCGACCTGATCTTCGCCGGGTCGATCGGACGGACGGACTTCCCCCGCGGCTCGAGTGCCCAGATGTCGCAGTCGCTGGTGGACAGCGTGCTGCCCCTCGAGGACGCCACGCTGATCCTGTCCGGGCACGGTCCCGACACCACGGTCGGCCGCGAGCGACGGACCAATCCGTTCCTGCGCGAGGCGGCCGACCGTCACGGCGTGTAG
- a CDS encoding TetR/AcrR family transcriptional regulator: protein MALDGTPVRDRRHLQTRTDIVRVAWALAERDGIAGLSLREVAREVGMRAPSLYTYFASKAAIYDAMFAEGYHALEAHFDLVAFEPADPVASLTASIEAFLDFCTASVARFQLLFTRAVPGWQPSPDAYAVSVATYAAMTARLARLGITEPDDVDLLTALTVGLASQQLANDPGGDRWRRLSRPTAEMYFAHTRRR from the coding sequence ATGGCGCTGGACGGCACGCCGGTCCGTGACCGGCGGCACCTGCAGACGCGAACCGACATCGTGCGCGTCGCCTGGGCGTTGGCGGAACGGGACGGCATCGCCGGGCTCTCGCTGCGCGAGGTGGCGCGCGAGGTCGGGATGCGGGCCCCCTCGCTGTACACCTACTTCGCCAGCAAGGCGGCGATCTACGACGCCATGTTCGCCGAGGGCTACCACGCGCTGGAGGCGCACTTCGACCTGGTCGCGTTCGAGCCCGCCGATCCGGTCGCGTCGCTGACGGCGTCCATCGAGGCATTCCTCGACTTCTGCACCGCCTCGGTGGCCCGATTCCAGCTGCTGTTCACGCGGGCGGTGCCCGGGTGGCAACCGTCTCCCGACGCCTACGCCGTGTCCGTCGCGACGTACGCGGCGATGACGGCACGACTCGCGCGCCTCGGCATCACCGAACCCGACGACGTCGACCTGCTGACGGCGTTGACGGTGGGGCTCGCCTCGCAGCAGCTGGCCAACGATCCGGGCGGTGACCGGTGGCGGCGTCTGAGCCGTCCCACCGCCGAGATGTATTTCGCCCACACCAGGAGACGATGA
- a CDS encoding maleylpyruvate isomerase family mycothiol-dependent enzyme: MTVGLDTTTVVADIRRITRDRDAAEVATAAYEQMIRFLEELEPTDWTSPTECTGWDVAAMVGHVIGAAKSCASMREAVRQQLHGARHAGEYGGNSLDAGNALQVREHAHLTPTDRIAELRRLAPAAVRGRMRLPGPLRRISLPMDQGGSTAEGMPARFRLGDLMDVIYTRDVWLHTVDIARATSRAHPADAELDRRIVADVVAEWANRHGQPFELTLTGPVAGRYRHGSDGASMRLDAIEYCRVLSGRAEPDEVGADLTPDAVALLRTRLLF, encoded by the coding sequence ATGACCGTGGGACTGGACACGACGACCGTGGTGGCCGACATCCGGCGCATCACCCGCGACCGCGACGCCGCCGAGGTGGCGACGGCCGCCTACGAGCAGATGATCCGCTTCCTCGAGGAACTCGAACCGACGGACTGGACGAGCCCGACCGAGTGCACCGGGTGGGACGTCGCGGCGATGGTCGGCCACGTCATCGGGGCTGCGAAGTCCTGCGCCTCGATGCGCGAGGCGGTACGGCAGCAGCTGCACGGCGCCCGGCACGCGGGCGAGTACGGCGGCAACAGCCTGGACGCGGGCAACGCTCTGCAGGTCCGCGAGCACGCGCACCTCACCCCGACCGACCGGATCGCCGAACTCCGCCGCCTGGCTCCTGCCGCCGTGCGTGGCCGCATGCGCCTGCCCGGCCCGCTGCGCAGGATCTCGCTGCCGATGGACCAGGGCGGCTCGACAGCCGAAGGCATGCCGGCGCGGTTCCGGCTCGGTGACCTCATGGACGTCATCTACACCCGCGACGTCTGGCTGCACACCGTCGACATCGCGCGGGCGACGAGCAGGGCGCACCCGGCCGACGCCGAGCTCGACCGCCGCATCGTCGCGGACGTCGTCGCCGAGTGGGCCAACCGGCACGGGCAGCCGTTCGAGCTGACCCTGACCGGTCCGGTCGCAGGGCGCTACCGCCACGGCTCGGACGGCGCGTCGATGCGGCTCGACGCGATCGAGTACTGCCGCGTGCTGTCCGGGCGCGCCGAACCCGACGAGGTGGGTGCCGACCTCACGCCGGATGCCGTGGCGCTGCTGCGGACCCGCCTGCTCTTCTAG